In the genome of Chiloscyllium plagiosum isolate BGI_BamShark_2017 chromosome 33, ASM401019v2, whole genome shotgun sequence, one region contains:
- the LOC122539721 gene encoding kelch-like protein 10 gives MMKLIIEYAYTRTVPVTVENVERLLAAADQFNVLGIVRACCEFLESQLCLENCIGICKFADYYFCPELRHKAYMYILHHFEEIVKVSEEFLELSAFELRDIIEKDELNVKQEDVVFDAILKWIAQDPDLRKKCIVILLPKVRLALMNAEYFMNNVKNNDYVKDNDDCKPIIINALKAMYDLNMNGPSNSDFRNPLTRPRLPYSILFAIGGWSGGSPTNAIEAYDARADRWVNVTCEEESPRAYHGAAYLNGFVYIIGGFDSVDYFNSVKRFDPVKKSWQQVAPMHSRRCYVSVTVLDSFIYAMGGFDGYVRLNTAERYEPETNQWTLIAPMHEQRSDASATTLHGKVYICGGFNGNECLFTAEFYTPETNQWTTIAPMRSRRSGVGVIAYGECVYAVGGFDGANRLRSAEAYSPLTNTWRTLPTMFNPRSNFGIEVVDDLLFVVGGFNGFTTTFNVECYDEKTDEWYDAHDMSIYRSALSCCVVPGLPNVREYAAPRDSLLGLLSREEQIKYSASTSLLAV, from the exons ATGATGAAGCTCATCATAGAATACGCATACACTCGGACAGTCCCAGTCACTGTGGAAAATGTTGAGAGACTCCTGGCTGCTGCAGATCAGTTCAATGTCCTGGGAATTGTCAGAGCTTGTTGTGAATTCCTTGAATCTCAGTTATGCCTCGAAAACTGCATCGGGATTTGCAAATTTGCAGACTACTACTTCTGCCCAGAACTCCGACATAAAGCCTACATGTATATCCTACACCATTTTGAGGAGATAGTGAAGGTGAGTGAGGAGTTCCTAGAGCTGTCAGCCTTTGAGCTCAGAGACATCATTGAAAAGGATGAATTGAATGTGAAACAAGAAGATGTAGTATTTGATGCCATTCTCAAGTGGATTGCCCAAGACCCAGACCTCAGGAAAAAGTGCATTGTCATACTGCTGCCCAAG GTCAGACTGGCCCTGATGAATGCCGAATACTTTATGAATAACGTGAAGAACAACGACTACGTGAAGGACAACGACGACTGCAAGCCCATCATCATCAACGCGCTGAAGGCCATGTACGACCTGAACATGAACGGACCTTCCAACTCGGATTTCCGGAACCCGTTGACCAGACCCCGGCTGCCGTACTCCATCCTGTTCGCCATCGGGGGCTGGAGTGGGGGCAGTCCCACTAACGCCATCGAGGCTTACGATGCCCGGGCGGACCGCTGGGTCAATGTGACCTGTGAGGAGGAGAGTCCCCGGGCCTATCACGGAGCCGCCTACCTGAACGGCTTCGTCTACATCATCGGCGGCTTCGACAGCGTCGATTACTTCAACAGTGTCAAGCGCTTTGACCCGGTCAAGAAGAGTTGGCAGCAAGTGGCGCCCATGCACTCCCGCCGCTGCTATGTCAGTGTCACGGTGCTCGACAGCTTCATCTACGCCATGGGCGGCTTCGACGGCTACGTCCGCCTCAACACCGCCGAGCGGTACGAGCCCGAGACTAACCAGTGGACACTCATCGCCCCCATGCACGAACAGCGAAGCGATGCCAGTGCCACCACCCTCCACGGCAAG GTTTACATTTGCGGAGGATTCAATGGTAATGAGTGCTTGTTCACAGCCGAATTCTACACTCCTGAAACCAACCAATGGACAACCATAGCACCTATGAGGAGCAGGCGTAGCGGCGTTGGCGTTATAGCTTATGGTGAATGCGTATACGCA gttggaggatttgatggAGCCAATCGTCTCCGGAGTGCTGAAGCCTACAGCCCACTCACCAACACCTGGCGTACCTTACCCACTATGTTTAATCCACGGAGTAATTTTGGAATTGAGGTGGTGGATGATCTGTTGTTTGTTGTGGGCGGTTTCAATGGTTTCACAACGACGTTCAACGTAGAGTGTTATGATGAGAAGACAGATGAATGGTATGATGCCCATGACATGAGCATCTACCGCAGTGCCCTGAGTTGCTGTGTTGTGCCAGGACTACCCAACGTTAGAGAATATGCAGCACCCAGAGACAGTCTGCTGGGATTACTGTCCCGTGAGGAACAAATAAAATACTCTGCCTCTACCAGTCTCTTAGCGGTATGA